One genomic region from Mauremys reevesii isolate NIE-2019 linkage group 7, ASM1616193v1, whole genome shotgun sequence encodes:
- the LBX1 gene encoding transcription factor LBX1 → MTSKEEAKASSVEERRRSPLDQLPPPANSNKPLTPFSIEDILNKPAVRRSYTICGTAHLLSSTDKHPPAGLPLSSRALLSQTSPLCALEELASKTFKGLEVSVLQAAEGRDGMTIFGQRQTPKKRRKSRTAFTNHQIYELEKRFLYQKYLSPADRDQIAQQLGLTNAQVITWFQNRRAKLKRDLEEMKADVESAKKLGPNAQVDIVSISELEPNSEGRGKSRSLSPTLPKHGLETASHLQLPPESPLTDQPNSSKDCSEDEEDVEIDVDD, encoded by the exons ATGACTTCCAAAGAAGAAGCCAAGGCTTCCTCGGTGGAGGAGAGAAGAAGGAGCCCCCTGGAtcagctgccccctcctgccaATTCCAACAAGCCTCTGACCCCCTTCAGCATAGAGGACATTCTGAACAAGCCGGCCGTCAGGCGAAGTTACACCATCTGCGGGACAGCGCACCTCCTCTCCAGCACCGACAAGCACCCGCCAGCCGGCCTGCCCCTCTCCAGCCGGGCGCTCCTCTCCCAAACCTCCCCGCTCTGTGCCCTGGAGGAACTGGCCAGCAAAACCTTCAAAGGGCTGGAAGTCAGCGTCCTGCAGGCAGCTGAAG GAAGGGATGGGATGACTATTTTTGGCCAGAGACAAACTCCCAAGAAAAGGAGGAAGTCTAGAACCGCCTTTACAAACCACCAGATCTACGAACTGGAAAAGAGGTTTTTGTATCAGAAATACCTCTCTCCAGCCGACCGAGACCAAATCgcccagcagctggggctgaccAACGCCCAGGTGATCACCTGGTTTCAGAACCGCCGAGCCAAACTCAAAAGAGACCTGGAGGAGATGAAAGCAGATGTGGAATCTGCCAAGAAACTGGGGCCCAACGCCCAGGTGGATATTGTTAGCATTTCCGAGCTGGAGCCCAATTCGGAAGGGAGAGGGAAATCGCGTTCGCTTTCTCCAACTCTACCCAAACATGGACTGGAGACCGCCAGCCACCTTCAGCTGCCTCCTGAATCCCCTCTCACAGACCAGCCCAACAGCAGTAAGGACTGCTCGGAGGATGAAGAAGATGTGGAAATTGACGTTGATGACTGA